A region of the Drosophila subobscura isolate 14011-0131.10 chromosome J, UCBerk_Dsub_1.0, whole genome shotgun sequence genome:
cttaatttatgcaaaagaaaaatgtttccaTTGTCTTACGGCCTGCACTgtggtggctgttgctgttgtttctgttgctgttgcagtacGTGCGCATGCGCGATAATCGCATATCAATAAGGAAATATCCGTTACGTGACTGATATCCCAAAATCCCATCCGAAGACTAGCGATCCCGCCGGGGGACCCGCATAGATTCTGATCCAGATGCCAGTCACGtaagaaacccaaaaatagTTGAACACATTTCGTTGCACTTGCTGCCGCGCGATGGGAAACGAAACTAAACTTAAACGAATCCGAGAAACGGAAGGGCTCCCCGCAGGCGGCCATAATATAGCCCTAGCCCTGGCCCTAGCACAAGTCGTCGACCAAGAACTAGCCATGGATGTAGGGCCATTTCCGGCCACTGGAATTCTGTGTAAATAGTCCACTTACCTCGTGTCCGAACTGTGCCAGAGCCTCCTTCACCGCCGCCATGTTCGCCGAGGTCAGGATGCTCTGTATATCGGCGCCAGTGTAATTACCAGTCCTGCCCGCAAACCAGTCAAAATCCACGCACTCGTCCAGGCTCAGGGTGCAACTGAGGGCCTCGAAGATGCGCACCCGGGCCACGGCATCCGGCAGCGGGCACTCCACCAGACGATCGATGCGACCCGACCGCAACAGGGCCGGGTCCAGCAGTTCGGGTCTGGAGGTGGCTGCTATGACGGTGACCCCCTGGAGACCCTCCACGCCGTCAAGTTCGGTTAGCAGCTGGTTGACCACGCGGTCCGTCACCCCCGTCGAGTCGTGACCACGCTTGGGGGCCAGGCTGTCGAACTCGTCGAAGAAGAGCACGCAGGGCCGGGCGCTGCGGGCGCGATTGAACAGATTCCGGACATTTTCCTCGCTCTGGCCAATATACTTGGCCAGCAATTCAGGGCCTTTCACGGATATAATGCGCAGATTCCAAGAGGTGACCAGCTGGGACACTAGGTAGGTCTTACCCGTGCCCGGCGGCCCGTACAGCAGGACACCGGCCTGATTGCGCAACGGCGAAGCGTTGAAGATGGTTGGATACTGCAATGCGTACATCATAAGATTTTTACAGAGTTAGAACAGTTTTCAGATGCATTACCCTTGAGGGCCACATGAGCACCTCCTCGAGTACCCCCACAACCGACTCCAGGCCCGGCAGCTCCTCTACGCGCATCTCAGTGGCGTCCGAATCGCTTCCAGTCTTCTGATTGCTCTGGATGCCCTGCAGGCAGTAGGAATTGGTGTGCTCCAAGGACTCAATGAGCTGGTCGTTGGTCAGCAGCGGCTTTGCTTTGCCTAAAAGATGGAGGGGAAGGGAGCACCAATTGGAGTAATTAGATATTACTGATTATAGATTGGCCACTCACTGATGCGATAGGCGTAAAAGATGGCTCGCTCCACAAACTGCACCAAATCACATTTGCGATAGCCCTCCGTCAGATTGGAGAACTTTGCCAGGTCGAGCTCTTGGGATATGTCGATGTGGCTGCACAGCTCCCGCAGAATAATCTCGCGATCGGGACGCTCCAGGCTGGGCAAGCGAGCAACCGTTTGGAACACATGCCGACCCCGGGGTGAGCTGAGGCGCTTGTTTAGCGTCTGGAGTTCGCTCACAGTTGCAATGACGGCAATGGCATTGCTGTTGGTGTACTGCACAATCAGTTGGTGGACGGTGTCCGCCATGCGGTTGTAGTACTCGCCGTCCTGGCTGGACTGCTCGCCCGCGGCATGAGCCAGCACATCGAGGTTCTCGAGTACCACGATGGCGGGGGCATGCTGCAGACAACTGGTGAATATGTTGCGCAGATCCTTCTGTATTGACTCGGTCTTGCGGCCCTTGCTGCGCGATCCGTAGAAGATGTCGAAGTAGCAGTAGTCCGGCTTGCGTGACAACTGCTCCAAGATTCGCTCGACTAGAACCGTTTTGCCAGTGCCGGCGGCGCCTGTAAGTAGGACATTGCACTGCCGCATCACGGAATTGTCTGCATTCAGGCACAAATTCATGCGCAGCTCTCGCACCACCTGGTCCACAATCTTGTCGTACTCTGGCAGGCGTATGAGATCCTTGACACTTAGCGGCGAGGTGACAGGCGGCTGCTCCTTAATGATCTCGCTGACAGGGCGCACCAAGTCAGCCGCATAGATCTTCGACTCCTTCAGGAACTGGGCATCGACCACGCAATAGCGGAAATGCTCCGGTAGTATGCCAACGGTGACTAGCAGATCGTCCTCTAGGCGCACAACCTCCTCCTGGTTGAAGAGCATCGGCTTCGATTGGGTGCGCTCGATCACAAATCGCTTAAATGCATTCTCAATGATCTTGTAGTGTGTCTTCTTGTGTGCAAACAGCTCGATCTTCTCCACAAAGTTTACAACGATTGTCTTCGGCCGCAGCACAAtccgctccagctccttgatCCCCAGCAACTTCATCAAATTAGCGTTCAGCTCAATGGAGGGATGAATGGTTCCGGGCAGATCGCCGTGCAGCTCTTCGTCAATCGTGCGCACCCTCACGTAGTAGTCCTTGTCGCTGGCCGTGTGCATGCAATAGAAGTGATCCAGATCCATGAACTCGGGCAAGTGCTTGCTATAAACATAGACATCCGACTCCTGGGCCTGCTCGCGCCACAGACCTCGTATCACACGAAACTCGAAGCTTCGCAAGCTTTCCCTGCGCAGATCCTTCTTAAGACGTTCCATGTGATCCTGCCGCTTGTTTCGCTGCAACGTATTCTTCACGGTGTACGCTGTGGCGGAATGGCTGAGGGGCACCGGCTTGCCATTCACGGATTCATCCCTGACCTGGGCACTCGTCTTGCTGCGCGAGAGTTTCGTGCTCTCGTCTTTGCTGTCGCCATTGGAGGTGCCATTGGTCAGTCCCTTGTACAGGTTGGGGGCCACCACCAACTCAGTGTTGTGGTCCATCCTGCCATAGCTAGTGTGCGGCTTCAGGCGATCTGCAAAGTGGATATTTAAGCAAAATGTTGTGAGCCACGGCGATGATATTTACCCACTGTCAGCGCCACCTGCATGGACTTATTGATCCAAACAATCAGAATTTGCGTGGAGTTGACGATGCGCGTCTGCTCAAGGACGCTTCCTGAGATCTTCTCGCTGCTTAGCTCCTGTCGCAAACATATTATTTCTTGATTAGGACTCGGAAACATGGAAACATTACATTGCTCGAGCCAAGAACGCTTCTCTGGTCAGACTACTGGGGTCAATGGCAATGCCTGCCAAACAATGCCCACGCAAAGTGTACACTGCAAGCACACGCCCGCGCCAAATGCTAAGATATAAATTGCCTGTCTATTTTTAAGCAGACCAAACACATTCCCAGAGCATCCAACAAGAGAAGCACctcagcacagcacagcacaccacaTCACTCACAATGATCTCCCAGTCTTTGGCGGAGACGGGGGTAACGTGGACGCTGCGCAGATTGAGAACGTCAGCGATGAGCGCACACTTGACCACACTTGACTCATTCAGACCTACGACAAAAAGAGACCAACATAAATATGCAAGGCACAGATATAGATAGAAATAAGTTTAGAGAGCGATAAATAGAAATCCAATTTTACGGTATTTTGGCAAGCGATGCACTCGTATAACATCACACATCACAGATCACATCACATCCGCCTGTTAAGTAACTGCTTACCGATCTCCTTGGCCGCCCTGGCATTGATCCCAATTTCGTTGTCTttgatgccgccgccaccagaGTGCGGTGCCCAAGAGGCGTAGTGCACGCGTCCATTGTACTGCAAACTGAGGCAGCCCGTGTCCTAGTAGTATGAACGAATCGGATTAATCTTACTAATCCCACACACTGATTGACTGGCTTATCTAATCTGGGCGCCCGCCCGCACGATTGGACTTTTGGACACTTACATAGGTCGATACGACACCGTAGTACTGgtccggcagcagcacaaagttGCTCTTAATTGGCCGATAAACCACAGTAAATGTGCGTTTGAACATTCTCGCGTCCGTAGTCCGCCGTGTGCGATATCATGAATTTAAATCGTTTAAATCATTTCAAAACGTTTTCGGTAATCAGCTGTGGTACTTTGGGCGCGTTGCGTAGTGTGACCGCGTAGTCTGACCCACAAAATATGCCGATATATTTATCATTCTTCTTCTTCCATTTGCTGACTATCGCCTCGTGACTATCGATAGTTTATAGAGATGTAACAGAATTTTGAAGTGAGAGCTCCCTGATTTCTTCGGCTTGAGAGCTGGGAGGTTTCGATACATTTTATAAACCTGTATGgaacatatttttacattGGAAGAATAATAATTAACTATGCAGTCTGAAAACTTTAAAACCCATGAAAGTACTTAAGTCTATCGCCCATCTCTAGTTTTGAAAGATGATGCGGCCCGCGGCCGtgtttgaaattcaaaaacaaagaacattttttcttttggctagtttatttggttaataataatttttttaaaatagtttacgggttcaatatatttatgtaggtgtgggtgtgtgtgagtgtacaTAAAATCCAGCTGTACGATATTCGTGTTTTGCTGTCTTcttatcaaattaaataacacAATATTTGTAAGATCTACATATGTCTGCATGCCTGCGCGTGCTAATCGATCATGCAGAGTGATTTAAATTGCTTCCAGCTTTTGCTAATTTTGTTTGGCATAggcaaaataaagaaaaggtCTACTCTACTCAAAGGATATGCATAAGGATGCCAATGGCACGTGTAAAACTGTGCTTAAAGATCAACTAAATTCGTTACtgcatttttgctttttgcatttcaatttataaaaatgtatgttatGTATATCTAGGTTTAGAGAAGACACTATTCGAAAAAATGGTTACAAAAGCTTTTCAATATGTAATTATTTACGTGTATAAGTATATCCGAgtgttcgtttttcttttagtCAACTGCTCCATTTTCAGTCTTCGaccatttttgtggcttgtaAGAGTAAATTGGCGTATAAATGGAATATAGTTCTTATTCTTATATAGTATCTACGGGTGTGTATATCGTTCGTATAAAAATTCCAATAAAATTTTATAAAATGTCTTGTTCTGTAAAAACGTACTAAAAATTAATTCTTGCAATATTTTGGCGCTTCTCTTTATGAAAGATGTAGATCTGGCTGCTATATGTGAAGTGGGGGAAAGACATTAAAtcgaaaaaaatgaaaaggggaaaatatACATAGTAGAATGCATTTTACTCTCtcatgaatttatttcttatacatatgtacgttggAAGATTTTCCATATTCGCGCAAATCATAGTAATTCCAATTTGGTTAAAACTTAAGCATCGACAACTAAACGGTAAACTAAACATCATGTATACATTACATGgacagatgtatgtatgtatatacgcAAATATAGTATTTACACAGTTTAAAAACCAttattttacaattaaatatcTGATAAATACACCCCTtgaataaattcatttaactTAAGTGCTagccaattaaaattaaaccaaataaaattgtaaaaacaTTTTGGCGACAAACCATTTCTCACAAAACATGTTCCGAGATTCACGGATAGGAGTAGGATTCTGGGAGAAGGGGAGGATCAAATATTCATCTTAAGGTTATTCTGAAAATATTCGAGTTGAGGCGTGCCTCTGGGAGGgaatgtgagtgtgtgtgtgtgtgtctgtttcaTGCGTCTAAAACAATTTAATCGCCAATCACATATTGCAGTATCTCCATTATTGTTTAATATTCTTTcgtttttgaattttgattttcgATTCGATGCTGTACTAGGGCGTCGCTCCTAGCAATCCATCTCCTCCAGGGTGCGCGACAAGCGATTATTGTCGATCCTCCTTCGCTGCGATCGCCTCACCGCATCTGCCCGTCGATACGGCTCGCTCTTCAGCCCCAGCAGTATGTCCTCCAAGGCCCCGTTGTAGACCTcgtcctgctgcagcaactTCTTCTCGCGCACCGAATGCGCTTTGGTCTTCAACTCGTTGATGACAGCGTCCTGCAAGGAGAGCGCGCAGGTTGTAGCCAGCTGTTAAACGTGTTTTGGAGCAAGCCACATTGGGGGGATTAAAGAAAACGAATAGAGACAGCCATTAGTCATAGAGAACCATCACCACCACGACACAAAGATATGGACTTATTATAAGCGGTATTAGATATTAGTCGCTGTTAGTGTTAGCTTTTTTTTAATGAGACTTAAGaatctataaatattatatttagttAAACGTTTAACGAGGACAACATCAGCtaataataacaaaatcagttaacaagaagaaaaaaaattgtagTATATGCCTAACAACCGCCTGAAACACTTTGTTAACCGATAACCCTGAACTGAATATGGCGTTCTTCGcgtgaagaaattaatttgcagtggctaaacccactccgtcccgcagcttatatttgttttttgcacattttctcattcacactctgcttcgcgcagtggcagaggcctctgcctctgacacgtctctgcctctgccgcgtgtcggccctgactctgcagtgtgtttctcaaggggagggtggcgagctaaaggagcgtgttggcgcgAGTAGTGTTGgtaatgtagatgacagatgaagaaaaaatgtaaaatttgacaaaacaccgcttaggtgcagatgtagtactgagtgccgggtatacaagttgtgacgcgttagaagcgtctcacacgtcccttctcgttagtgaTACATTTCTGGCAAGTATCCAATGGTCACAGTCGAAAGTGGATTAGAAATGGAATTAGCGAGTATTAGGCCACACAGCGTGGGGGATTAGAATGAAGGCCAAGAGACTGGCTGATACTAGCTACTTGGTAAGACAAAAGATGACACAAACCACGCGACTTACACTAATCACAAAACAAATCCCGCCACATGCCGTCCCCCAAGAAGATGGTGCTAGTGGTGTTGGTTGATGGTGTTGGATATTGGTTGGATTTGagggggagcaggagcaggcagccaaaACCAAATGTCTGAgctttgtgtgtatgtttcgAGCTTTTAACCAAATGACCATGTAGCTAACGTGACGTGCTAGGGTGGAGGTTGGAGAAGGTTAAGGTGGTGTTGGTTGCTTCTGGGGATGGAGCTATGGGAGGCAATTGTCCACAGTGATGTGCTGCTTGGCAAAGTCAAGCAGACAATGTATTTGCTGCGTAAGTCAGATCAGAACGAAAGCGTATCAGATTACTAGATCATTGGTGAGATGAGCAGGAGTGAGACATCCGAGTCTGAAGTGTTTGAGGCTACCTTAAGGgggagctgccgctggccagcACTCACCTGTTGTTTCTTCTGGTTGTGCTTGTTGCGCATTAGAACCTGGGCGTTGTTCTCCTTCTTTGAGGCAGCCAGGGCCGCTGCCTGCTCCAGACGACGTCGCTGCTCGTTCTCCTGGTCGTGTTGCTGCAATAAGGACAAAGATTGTAAGAAAATCTCAAACCGTAGTGACTGCACAGCCGGCACCCACCTTGAAGGCCCGCGTAAAGCGGACGATCAGCGAAAAGAAGGCCGCCGCATCGGCTGTCCTTGAGGACTCGCCAAAGTACTCGACACACTCCTTGAACGCCTCCTGGGCGTGCCGCAGGTCGCTCTTGATCTTCTTCAGCTTGTCCTCGGTGTTGTTGAGAAAGTCCCGCAGGATGTGTGTCTGCGTGCCCTTCACCCGCAGCTCGGCCTCCTTGCGCACCTGATCCATGCCCTTGTCCAGCTCGTGGACATCGGCGACCACATTCTCGAGAGCAACCAACGCCGCCTTGTCTGTGCACTGAAGCTCCGTCTCGTAGTTGAGCAACTCCGGGAATTTGGCCCGTATTGTGGCTACAATGTAGTGCAGCAGCGACGACCGCTTGTCTGTCGATTTTGTATCGATGAGCGTGTCCAGCGACTGCAGCTTGAAGCCATATGCCGGTCCCCGCTTGTTGCTGTTCAGATAGTTACCAAAGGCCAGAACAATCTCCAGAACCGCCCTGAACTTGCGCGACTGCTTCAGAGAGTTGGAGGCTCCGGCTATCGACTGGACTTGCTACAACATGAAATAGTACAATTTACATTAAAAGATCAGCTCTGATCGATCAATCGCAGACTGTTGATCCATACCGGACTGATCAGATGGACGCTATCGACAAAGTTTCCCATGTAGTTCATAATCGAGAGCTTGAAGGAGATTCGCTCGACACGCGACAGCTGCAGCATGAACCTATCCTCCTCCGTAAGCAGCTGTGGGTCCTTGCGCGCAATTATGTACTCCTTGTAGGCCTTGATCTCGACATCTGTGGGCACcatcttctgcagcagctccacattCTCCAGCGAAAGCTTCTTCAGATCCAGACCCTGTATGGCAGCCACAACATCGTCGATGGGCATGCCCAGCTTACGACGGGAGATTGCTAAGagataaatcaatcaatattcAATAAATGGCTTAGATTGAAGCTCCCCATCCGCACTTACCAATGTTTCTTAACCTCGTGTGCTCCAGCAGCGAGACATTGTCGGGCCTCTTGAAGCGCTTGCTGGACTGCAGCGATCCATCCACCTCCGAGCCAGTGGTGCCGTTGTGCAGGGCCCCGCCAATGCTGCCAATCTTGAAGCGCTCCTCGAACTCGTTAAAGTCGATCTGCTTGAAGATCTTCTCGTCGTCCAGTTCATTGAAAATGGTTCCACGCACCTGCAAAAGGAAACAGAGAGACATCAATATGGGAAGATCAAGGCACAGCCTTTCTGCTCTGATCAGACAGACACTCACCTGATTCGGCTTCAGCGGTATCCAGTTAAGTGTGGGCAACTTGTATTTGGTGGGCACCTTTCGCTTGATGGTCATGGCGCCGTCTGGGGCGGGCATGAAACCGGCGActggaggcggcggtggcgggaACGAGCTTAGCATGGGCTGGGCATGCGGCGGGGAAGGCGCTGTCGAGGCGATGCTGCCGTTGGGGCTGCCCAGCGGACTGAGGCCCATGCCGGGCATCatgggcggtggcggtggtgcggGTGGTGCCggtggtggaggcggtggcggagctgctgctgccgtggtCATCGGTGGAGGCAGCGGCGGGGGCAGAGGCGAGTCAGAGCCTGATGTGGCGCCAGCCTGAAGCCCGCCATTCGTCAGGCATCCATCTCCGCTGGAGGCGGAACGGGGAAGGGAGCGGGACAAGGTCTGCAGCTCCTGGTTCTTGGTGCGCAGCAGAGTGTCGCGCTTCTGCAGCTCTTGTTCGTTCTGCTGCAACATCCGCTGGAGGGCCGTAAGCTCCTCCTCCAGATTCTGGCGGGCCACCGTCAGCTGGTCGCGCTCCGTCTTCAGGTTGATGTTCTCCGTCTCCAGCTCGGCGAATTTATAGAGGAACTCCGAGTTGCGATCGATCTCACGCTCCAGCTGATCGTCCAGCTCCTGGACCCTCTCTAAAGCCGAGGTTTTAGTCTCCGAGTCTTCCATGAGGGCGGCCACATCGAAGACGTTGTCCAGGTAGGCAGAGATCTGGACCTTTAGCTCCTCGGACTCGGTCAGCCGAATCCGTTCGAGGTACTTGTCCAGCCCCAGCGCGGTGAACTCGTACTGCAGATGGACGCGGTAGTTCATGTCCTCCACGGAGTGCACGACGATGTTCATGAACTGCATGCAGGCGACCATGAAGTCAATATTGAAGGCCTCGAAGTTCATGAAGTACTCCATAAGGGTCTGGAAGCGCCGCTGCTCCTGGCACACGTCCTTGAAGTTGTCGAAGGAGCCCAGGATGATCTCGTGCCCTCCCTTCACCAGGCAGATGgccgccagcagctccagcaccagcgccTTCGTCCTCAGCGACTTGTGGATGAGGCTAAGGGCAATACAGTTGATGGCCTCCCGATGCTGGATGACCATGTTGAAGCCGTACTTGTTGTTCATAATGGCCCGCAGGCACATGATCGACACATGGATGTCGTCGGTGGCCGCTCCCATGTTCAGCTTGGCAATGTGACGTGAGCGCCGCTTCAGGCTAGGACTGTCCAGGGCGTCGGCAATGGTGGGACGCAAGAAGCCATAGGAcacgtgctgctgcctcgaGCTATCCAGCAGTAGGAGAGAGCCATTGCCCAGACCCCCATTGTGAGTATGTGGGTGAGACTGGCTCTGGGGGGGACTGAGGGAACTGTTTTGGCTGAGTACCATTTCCACGCCATCCCCGCCGCTGGTTAGGTTTAGGCGCTCCTCGGAGGCGCAGAGGGCGCCTTGGAGGCGCTGCTCGTGCTGCATCATCTGCAGCCGAAAGCAGAGATAGTCCACCAGGGCGTCCAGGCCCTGGTTGCTGTCATCGAGGAATTCCTTCACCCACTCAATGTGGTTCGTTCGCAGCGAGATCTCGAGGTCCCGCAGCACCTGCGTGGACGTCGACTCGCCTACCATTTTCCGTTTCTGGCAAAAAAAGTACAAGAGGTAAAGCTGTAAGTGtacaaggagagagagagagagagagagagagtatagGTTGGATAGGAGAATGCAGTATTCGGGAGCAGGATACAGGATACGGGTGGTGCAGATGCAGCGGGAGACCATGGATagatagagaaagaaaggACGAAAAGAGATAGGAGTTTCGTGGTGGATagtggtgtgtttgtgtgtgtgtgtttgtcagTGTTTTGTGAGTagagaaatgagaaatttACGCATTAATTAATGGCACAACAAGATAACTCGgtttaaaatttaatcattttaGTCTACAATTTGAGCTTTTGCCCAATGCTGGTTAACGGTTAAGGGCTAAggaacaaacagaaaaccaaaaaccaaactacCAGAGATCAAACACCAATCGAATGGATTATACTGTATACTGTATGTATTATATTGTACTCATATCTTACCCGATGACTGCGTGATGCTTTTGGGTCCAAATATGTTCGCAATCTGCTCAAGTAATGTGAGGGTGGATCCTTCGCCTGCACCATTTCCTACAGACAAAATGAAACGGATGCGATATTTGGGGATTAGTTGAGGATATGCACATGCTACAATGCTATTTAAgggttttttatacccggtactcgaatagTTAGGGttatatttgatttgtggcGAAAGTGATGTGCGTCACACACATAAggcaacatacatatgtatgtatatattcttgatcaggaTATTGATCCAAATCTATGTCTGACGGTCCGTCCCGATGAGCctctagttctcagagacgaAATATTGacatacacttgtaacagtgtaatATCCCA
Encoded here:
- the LOC117893022 gene encoding peroxisome biogenesis factor 1; the encoded protein is MFKRTFTVVYRPIKSNFVLLPDQYYGVVSTYDTGCLSLQYNGRVHYASWAPHSGGGGIKDNEIGINARAAKEIGLNESSVVKCALIADVLNLRSVHVTPVSAKDWEIIELSSEKISGSVLEQTRIVNSTQILIVWINKSMQVALTVDRLKPHTSYGRMDHNTELVVAPNLYKGLTNGTSNGDSKDESTKLSRSKTSAQVRDESVNGKPVPLSHSATAYTVKNTLQRNKRQDHMERLKKDLRRESLRSFEFRVIRGLWREQAQESDVYVYSKHLPEFMDLDHFYCMHTASDKDYYVRVRTIDEELHGDLPGTIHPSIELNANLMKLLGIKELERIVLRPKTIVVNFVEKIELFAHKKTHYKIIENAFKRFVIERTQSKPMLFNQEEVVRLEDDLLVTVGILPEHFRYCVVDAQFLKESKIYAADLVRPVSEIIKEQPPVTSPLSVKDLIRLPEYDKIVDQVVRELRMNLCLNADNSVMRQCNVLLTGAAGTGKTVLVERILEQLSRKPDYCYFDIFYGSRSKGRKTESIQKDLRNIFTSCLQHAPAIVVLENLDVLAHAAGEQSSQDGEYYNRMADTVHQLIVQYTNSNAIAVIATVSELQTLNKRLSSPRGRHVFQTVARLPSLERPDREIILRELCSHIDISQELDLAKFSNLTEGYRKCDLVQFVERAIFYAYRISKAKPLLTNDQLIESLEHTNSYCLQGIQSNQKTGSDSDATEMRVEELPGLESVVGVLEEVLMWPSRYPTIFNASPLRNQAGVLLYGPPGTGKTYLVSQLVTSWNLRIISVKGPELLAKYIGQSEENVRNLFNRARSARPCVLFFDEFDSLAPKRGHDSTGVTDRVVNQLLTELDGVEGLQGVTVIAATSRPELLDPALLRSGRIDRLVECPLPDAVARVRIFEALSCTLSLDECVDFDWFAGRTGNYTGADIQSILTSANMAAVKEALAQFGHEKLPKKISLKQKHLIESFQTTRPSLSASDVAKYHKTYARFTNKEKSSREFVAKRATLA